The genomic DNA ATTATCCCTAAGTTAATGATATGGCAATCAACAGGTCTTTCTTACAAAAGGAATAAAAAGACGAGAAGGTTGGTTTTACATTTAATAAATAATATTGAAATAGGTGGGTATGTAATGTCATTAGTTCAAATGAAAGATATTTTAATAAAGGCCAATCAAGAGAAATATGGGGTAGGAGCTTTCAGTGTCGCTAATATGGAAATGGTAATGGGAGCTATTCAAGCAGCAGAAGAATTGTGTTCTCCACTTATTCTACAAATTGCAGAAGTTCGTTTGAATCATTCGCCAATTCATCTAATTGGTCCTTTGATGGTAGCTGCGGCGAAAAAAGCCACTATCCCAGTAGCAGTTCACTTTGATCACGGTATGACGTTTGAAAAAATTAAAGAGACATTAGAAATTGGTTTTAGTTCGGTTATGTTTGATGGCTCTCACTATCCGTTAGAAGAGAATATCCAAAGGACAAAAGAAGTTGTGGAGCTTGCGAAACACTACGGTGCGACAGTAGAGGCTGAGATTGGCAGAGTAGGTGGTAGTGAGGACGGATCAGAAGATATTGAAATGATGCTGACGAGTACTAAAGAAGCAAAAAGATTTGCAGAAGAAACAGATATTGATGCGTTAGCTGTTGCGATTGGAAATGCGCACGGGATGTACAATGGAGACCCTGATTTACGATTAGACCGCTTGCAGGAGATTAATGGGATAGTCGATATTCCTTTAGTATTACATGGTGGGTCTGGCATTAGCCCAGAGAATTTCAAGCAATGTATTCAACATGGTGTTCGAAAAATTAATGTAGCAACAGCGACGTTTCAGAATATAGTTTCTAGGGTTAACACTGCTGCCCTAAATACTCCTTATTTAGATTACTTTACGTATCATCAAGATGTAATTGAGGCCGCATACGAAAACGTTAAAAATCATATGCTCATATTCGGAAGTGAAAACAAAGCACAACCAGAAAAGCTTTCTTCATTAAATAATAGAAGGAACTCATAATTTAGTTAACTGACAAAGGTAGAGAATGAGAGAGTAGCCATTAAAAAAGGAGGAGAACATCATGTTAGGTAAATTAGGTGAATTAAATGAAGGATATAATGTATTAACAGAAATGAACGGTCATTGCAGTGATATGTTAATGGATATAGGCATATATAAGATGTCTAATGGAAAAGAAGAGTTGTTATTTGATAATAAGAATGAAACGGCAGTACTTTTACTAGAAGGGGCAATACGTTTAGAGTGGGAAGGGATGGAACAAGTTATTCAAAGGCAGTCTGTTTTTGAAGAAAACCCTTGGTGTTTACATGTGGCTAAAAATGTGAAGGTTACAATTACTGCTCTTTCAGATAGTGAAGTGCTTGTCCAAAAAACAGATAATGACCAAGAATTTGCGTCAAAGTTATATACTCCAAATGAGTGTCAAAGTGTCGTAGCTGGAGGAGGCGTATGGGAGGGAACAGCGCAGCGTGTTATTCGTACAATTTTTGACTATAACAATGCAGCATATTCTAACATGGTAGTAGGAGAAGTTATTTCTTATCCAGGACGATGGTCCAGTTATCCACCACATCATCATGATCAACCGGAGGTATATTATTATCGATTTAATAAGCCACAGGGATTTGGATGTGCAATGGTAGATGAGGATGCTTATCGCGTTGTACATAATAGTTTTATTACAATTCCAGGTAAGCTAGACCACCCGCAAGCAACTGCGCCTGGATATGCAATGTATTTTTGTTGGATGATTCGGCACCTTGAGAATAATCCATGGAATGATCGTATTATGGAGGAAGACCACAAGTGGTTATTAGAACCAAACGTGAAAATTTGGCCAGAAAAGGAATAGATGAAAATAAATACGAGCACGCCTATTTATAGTGATAGGATGCTCGTTTTTCTATTTATTCGCAGAAAGGAAAATCCTTCTTACTGTTACTGTCGGGCTATTGTCCTGCACACATTTGAAGAAGGAGGATTCTTTTAGTAAGTATGTAGAAATAACCTTTTATTTTTAGGTTTGCTTTTGACCTGATAGTTATTTTTTTATGGGGAAAATTAGTTTACTGATTATTAAGTTTTTTCGTTGTAATTTATTTTTTGGTTGTTGTCCTATCTACATCTGAAATGGCTGAGTCTGTGCCGTATAGGTCTTGGTTACTATTTTTATTGCTAGCATTATTGTTTGGGTTATGTTTCACTTGGGATGATGTTTCTAGCATTTGTTCTTGTTCCTTACTAGGGGTATTCAGGGCATCCGATGGGATGCGATTAATCTGTTCGCTCAATAGATTTTCTTTGTCCATATTATACAGCTCCTTTTTGGAATGAGATAAGAAATAATGGAATTATTAATAGACACTCCGATATTTTGTGTCTTTGAAAGGAATTATATACAAACTTATATTGCAAAGTTAACTAACAAAAAAATGTTAGTGATGAATAAAGAGGTATAGAATTGAAGTTCGAAAGTGTGGTTCTTCTATCTAATAAAATATGATTTGATATTTTCTTAGTTTTGGTTCGTTAAGCTTATATACTTAAAGTAAAGGGCTTAATTTCAATTAAGGGGGAGGATAATTTGGAGGTGTATAACTCAGCTGCTCCTGCACAAACAAATAATGAAGAGTTACCATTCGATATTTCTTGGATGACCGATTGGATTGTAGACTGGTTTGGTTCTTTGTTTAATGGCGGCAGTGATGTAATAAAAGAAGGGGGAGATAAAATAGATGGTGCAGTCCATGCGAGTGTACCTGCATTCTTTGATGTTATTTTCCTTATACTTTCTGTAGTAATTTTAATATCATTATTAGTTTTTGGGGCTTCTTTATGGTTTAAACATATAAAGTGGAAAAAAAGATCTATATATTTTGGAGTAGGTTCATTTATCCTCATACTTTTAATAAGGATTCTACCAGTGTTAATGTTGACAACACGTTCTTTTGATTTTCAAACCTTTATGAGTAATATGGTGGGCTTAATTACTTCTATAATTTTAGGAACAGCTGTATTAATGTTTTTGATATCTTTAGCATTAGGTATGCTTTATAAGAAATTTGAACATCCCAAATATGGAAAATGGAGTTCAAGTTTGAGATATAGTTCCATTTTTATATTTGTAATGACATTGCTAGTACCGGCCTTACTGCGTCATTTATAATTTCGGTTTATAAAAGGAGAAGGAGGAATAGTGCAAGTAATTTCTATAATATTTCTGTGTAATGATGCTAGTGCTCGTTCTCCTGTAGATTTCAAGGTAAATCTAATAGATTAAAAAAATATATGATACGAAGTTTTGCCATAGGGGGAGAGGTACTAGTGACTACTTTTGTTGTAATGGTAAGTATATTCTTGATTCTGTTCGTAATTGGTCCAAAAGCAACTAAGAAAAAAGAAGAAAGAGACAGAATTAAAAAGGAACATGAAGAGAAAATGGAGGTTTTAGAGGAAGAAAAAATTGACTTAGATATTAATGGAATTAAAGTAAGGTTACACAAGAAGCCTAAGCTAAAGAGTAGTATATATAAAATAAAGGGTGACAGATAAATTCATAATAGGATAATCGGTTTCAAATTTATTTACAAAGCTTTAGTACAATCAGAAAGGATGATTCGATGGGAGCTGAAGTTAAATACCAATGGACAACTAGCATTTTTAATTACAAAGGTAAAGGAGAAGAATGGAAATGAAATAGAGAAGAATTTTTCAATTCTTGTGACTGATGTAGAAGGTGAAGATTTAAAAGCCATTTTTGTGGATCAAGAAACTGGTGAGCAATATTCTATTGATACACAAGAAATAACGGCATCTGCTCTTCCTTTGGTTCCTGTTCTTGTTGCATTCATAGTTAAAAGCGGCCTAAAAGCAGCTATAAAAAAATATGGACCAACTGCTATTAGAACTCTAATGAAAAACTCTGAACCTCTTGCTAAAGCAGTTGCAAGCAGATTGGGATACGCAGAAACAAACTATTACTCTCATGGTGCAAGAGTATATTATAACAAAAAGGAAAACCTAAATATATAACTAGAGACAAAGATGGCCACAATGGTGGAGCTTTTAAAGGTGCTGATTCAGTAAAAGCTCTTGGAAGTAAGAAAACTAGATCTGGAACTTATGATTTAGAATTAAGAAGAATCGGAGCTTAATAACTAATTATGGATAAATTTAAAAAATTCAAAGTAGATTTTACAAATAATGAAGAAACTCCCTTTTTTCAAGTAACTTCGAATCATAGAATTAGATTCGATATGGATTTATTTGTGAATAATAACACTCGATTATTAAAAAATATCTTGGATAATTTATTCAATCAAAACGAAAAAATAAGTTCTTCCTTTATCTGTGGATATATTATAAATGGTAAAAGAATTCATGAAAATACAGGTTTAGGTAAATTTACTAAAATTAGAAATTGGAAAGAAACATTAATAAAAAACGATAATTTTACAAGTTCAACAATTTTTGCATCTATAAAAAATTTAAATTATCAGGATGTATATAAATACTGTCAAAATGTATCACAAGGGCATCCATCAGCATATATCTCATTTTATAATGACAATTATTTATTATATATAAATCAGGATGTACTTGATATAATTTCATTTAATGAGAAGTTAATAGAACAATTAAAAACTAAATATGCAGTGGAATATGATAAATATTATGAGTAATCGATATATTTTAAAGGAATATATTTATGAGATTATAGAGAATTTCAAAAAAGACCAGCCCCTTATTTATTAAGGGATGGTCTTTTTCAATTTTTTCTCCCATAATGAAGTATTTAATTACATTGATTGTTGTTATTTATCCGAACATATGCAATGTTCTCAACTAATTGGAAGCCATTTTCTATTAATTTGGTAATAAATTCATTCGAATTGTTTTTCTTATCAATTTCATCTAATAAAACAAAATCACCTAATTTTTTTCTTTCCTCAATTGGTAGGTGTCTATTTTCAAGTATAACGTTTAGGATACCTAATTCGATATTAGAGAATGTATGCTGCTTTGTTAATTTATTAGCTAGATGAAATGCAATTAATTGATGAAAGGTTCTAATGTCATAAGGCATTGGATGAGCATCCCTATAACCAGTTGCTAGTTCATTAAGTACATACAATATATGATCAAATTCCATAGAAGATAATGCGGAAATATCTACAACTGGGAGTTTAGGTTTCTTTTTTCTTCCGAATGGTACTTTGATACGATTCATTTTTACACTTCCTTATTAGAATTTATCTCTTCCCACTCACTTTTTTCTAAGTAAATCATTGTAATTTGACGTCTAAGTAATTGTGAAATGGTTTTAGTAACTATGGAATCATTTAATGGATTATATAAAGTCTCAACTTGTTGGGGATTTTCCATTACGAATATAATATGGTGCTTTGATCCAGTAGCATGAACTATTTCTCCTAAACTATTTGCGATTAAAGGATTATCTTTCTTTATATGAGCAATACAGTTAGGGAGGAATGTTTCTAATAATTTGCTGGTTTCCCAAGTGATTTCTGGTAATACGATATCTTTTGCTGTTTCTTTAGCTTTTGGATCACGATAAATTTGGATATTTCTGCGTCTTTGATTAGATATTGGTTGTTCTTTTTGTTTTTCATATTCGTCTAAGCGCTGATTGAATGTTGCGATGGTATCAAGTAAGCTTTGTAACAATGTCTGATTAAGCTCACTAGAAGCTTCATTTTCATTATTTTGGATATTCGGTTGGTTCATTGATATTTCCTGCTCCAGTTGGAGTATCTTAACTAATGCAATTTCAATTAATGTCGCTGCATATACAGAACTTTTTATTTTATACTGTACCGTTGTAAGTTCTTCAAGAATACTTGGAATCTTGGATAATGGTATTCGCTCAGCAAGATTTATAAAGGCATTATTATAAATGGCCACTTTAAACATGTCAGTTTTTTGAGATAGATTGAATATCATGAGGTCTCTGTAGTAACCAATTAAATCGCTTAAAAAGAAATCCGCTTGTTTTCTCTCTAGGATAGTTTGCAAGGAATCCAAAGTGCTGGTTAAATCTTTCTCAGTTATATAATGTATTAGTTTTTCAATATCCTGAATTGCTACCTTACCAACGACTGTTGCAACATGGTCTATTGTTACATTATTTGTTGCGTATGCGATTACTTGGTCCATTATGCTAAGGGCATTTCTTAAACCACCTTCAGCTAATTGGGATATTAAATGCAATGCTTCATCTGTAATCCGAATCCCTTGATCATGGGAGATGAATTTTAACCTTTCAATCATTGCTTGAAGTGGGATGTTTCGAAATTCAAATTGTTGGCATCTAGAAATGATAGTTTTAGGAACTTTTTGTGGATCTGATGTAGCTAGTATGAAAATAACGTGTGCTGGTGGCTCTTCTAATGTCTTTAATAGAGCATTAAATGCTGAATTTGAAAGCATATGCACTTCATCGATAATGTACACTTTATATTTTCCTGTAACCGGTGCTAAATGTACCTGATCTCGTATCTGCCGTATTTCTTCTACTCCATTATTGCTTGCAGCATCAAATTCTAGAATGTCCGCGAATTTATTATTATTGATATCACTACAGTTGGCGCACTTTTGACAAGGCTCACCATTACTTAATGGAGCTAAGCAGTTAACGCCTTTTCCAATTATTTTGGCAACAGTTGTTTTACCAGTACCTCGTGGTCCAGATAGTAGGTAGGCATGAGCTACTTTTTCTAGTTTAATCGCATTCATGATTGTCGTTTTAATATGATCTTGCCCCACTAAATCATTAAAGCTATTTGGTCTATACGCACGGTATAGTGCAACATAATTACTCATCAATATTCCTCCCATAAATATCAAATTTTATTAAATGGCAATCCTTTTAAATGCAAAAAAGCAGCCAAATGAGTAGAGTTACTGTCCACATTTTCATGTGTTAACTCAACCCAAAGGGCTGCTTTTAATTTAAAGAAGAAAAAACAAAAAAGTAAAATATTATAAGAATATTATAACTCTTGGTTTGGTAAAAAGGAAGATTAAAAACTTAATGAATCGATTTGACACTCATAATTCCACATATTACTATTTAGAGTAGTTATCAGAAAATTCTATTTTGGAGGGGGTTAAAAATAGGTGAATTAGTTTCGATTACAAAAAACAACGGAAAAGAATCAATAGATTTATTTAAACATTACAGTGAGTGTTTTGAGGAAGGAGATTCTATAGGTCAAGATAAAATATCTGATGAATTATTTACAAAAGTGAAAGATGCTGTTTTTCAGTATTGGTTAGAATCTACGGAATCATTATCTGATGTTGTTGATTTGTACATTATTATTTCTTTAATAGAAAGTGATTCATCGAAACACAAGAAAATAGTTACACGTTTTTTCAATGACTGTAAAATTTTCTTAACAGCGAAGGAAAAGAAACAGGGTAAACGAGGGAAAATCGATCGCTTGTTAAAAGAATATAGTAAACCACAAATGAAAGAAAGGCTTCAAAAGAATTTAAAAGTCGCTGGTGAAATTGAGATAGCTCAATTACAAGCAGCGTATGATCAAACAGATAATCAACAGAAGAAAATTAAAGATGTACAAGAAGTAATTGAGAAGTACGGAATGCATTTCACAATTTTTATCACTGCTTATATAAAAACTCAAGGAACAGATGATATGCATGATTTGTATTTAGAAGCTGCTCCATTCAGATACATTAACATTCTTGCAGAATTAGCAATATTTCATCAGGAGAGATATCCTAGTCAAGAAAAGGCCGAAGAGATTTCGTTTAAAGAGGAGCGGAATAAACTTCAAAGTAAGTTAAACGAGTATGAAAAAAAGCTTAACAAACAAGAGAAAGTGTTAAATAAATACAAAATGGAAAATGAACATTTGAAAAAACAAAAAATCTCATCAGATGCTAAGGCATCAAGAGTTGTTAAACAAACAGAGAGGTCAGTAAATGAATTGATGACTGATTTGGCAACTGAGGAGGAAATCAAGTCAGAACAACATAAAAAAGAAATAGAGTATTTAAATAAAATGATTGAACAAATGGCTCAAGAAATCATTCAATTGCAGAAAGAAGAAGAGCCGGAAGGAAATGTGCATAAGAATGATTTGTCAGGAAAGAAAGTGGCTGTAATTGGTGGAAATAAAGAAAGATACTATAGAGAGTGCGTTGAAAAATACAATGCAGAAATTATATTTGTAGCAGAAGATCAGCATCGTAAGATAGATAGTGCAGTTAAAAAGGCTGATGTAGTCTTTTATCTAATAGAATTATTGAGCCATATATATCATGAATTAATTATTCCAGCCGCAGCTCGCTATAACACTCCTATCCGTTTTGTAAATAGTAAGGGGATTACCTGCTTTAGATGTATCAACTTCGCCCATATGAATTACTTTGTCAGTAATATCGCCATCTTCTTTATCAATAGCTTTAACGCCAGAAAGTGGGTTGTATTTATCGCCGACATGAATAGTTACTTCAGTAGGTACAGTTAAAACTGGATCTTCATCTTTTGTTTCTACTTTTTGTTTCACTGTAACAGTTTGCTTAGCGATAACTGTATGCCCTTTAGAAAAAAGAAACAATCTCGACTAAAATTGACTTTGCATAAGCTTAGCTTGATGGGCATGGGGTAGTACCACATGCCCATCCACTTAAGAAATGTAAACACCCCCAAAATAAAAAATGAGCTAACTTCTCAAAATAACTAACTGTAGAGAAAGAGAATTTTCATTTAGCGGGTACTTTTATGCTAGAAAAAAGGCTTATAAAGTTGGTAGCTCAAAAATTAAATTAGGATACTCCGTAAGTATATGCTAGACTTGGTTTACCATTTGATTTACTATTTTCATGACCTTTACGAGTCGGGGGTTCTTTGTTTCACGGAAAAAAAGCAGACTCTTATAAAAGAGCCTGCCTTCCCTGGTTTATAAAATTAAGAAGCTTTACGTACGTTTGAAGCTTGAGGTCCACGTTGACCTTGCTCCAAATCAAAAGTCACTGCTTGACCTTCTTCTAAAGTTTTGTAACCTTCGCCTTGAATCGCTGAGAAGTGAACGAATACATCGTCTTCACCTTCACGTTCGATGAATCCGAAGCCTTTTTCGCCATTAAACCATTTCACATTACCTTTTTCCATTTGTATTGCCTCCTAGTGTGTAAACACACACAATGTAATACTATCCTTGCTCTCAGTGATCATAAAGGTGAAAAGTTACAAATCCTTTACACCGAACAAAAATAATTCATTTTAATAATAACATTTTTTGTAATAAATGTAAAGGTGAAGAAAAGACAGCTACTATGTTTATGCAAATGTTAGAGCTAAAGAAAAACACGTTTCATAAAATAATGACGGAATATGAGGAAATAAAGTAGAATCTCTCTTATTAGAAATCCTACTTTTTCTTTGGTTGTAAGAATCTTGATGTTTTTGTATCAGAATAGTATTGTGTATATCGAAAAAAATAAAAGACAACTCCAATTAAGAGTTGTCTTTTTGTGTAATAAAATCCCCAAAATATGAAAATATACAAACGAATATAATACGCTATGGTTGATATTATAACAAAACCGAAGAGTATTGAAAATAAAAAGAATGTTGTAATGATTTTTTAAGATTTTAGTTAAAAAAGCCTCGAAAATAAACCTTTTATAAAGGTTTATTTTAAATATGATTATTGTATTTCGAGGGAATCCTTATAAATCTTAGCTATATAGTTTACAAATTCAATGACAGGATAGTGTATGAGTGAACGGTGCTGCGTAAAACGAACCCCTGCTTTTTCCATTTTTGAAATGAGTTGTTCAACTTCCAACTCTTTTTGTTGTATTCTATTATAATTTTGATATACAATGTTTTTCCATTGATAGGAAGAGCCGTGAAAATAACTCTCTCCTTTTACCATGTGACTAAATATAATTTCTATTTTTTCTCTACGTTGTTTTTCCTTCATATGCGCTTCCGTTGACTGCATGTTTATCGCCTCTTCCCTTTGTGTTGTATACCGTTTCACAAAATTTGGTCTAACTCATCCATAGCCAATGTACATTGATCTGGTTGGGAATTGTCGTTTAAGGATATCTAATCAACTATATTTGTTTTTCAAGCGCTTAATCTAATATATTGGATTTTACATCTAAATAAGCTGATAGTGTGTATAAAACACTATCAAACTTTATTATAAAACCATTCTTTATAGACATGCACCTTTTTACACTCACCAAGATTTACAACATGAGGAGAATCTTCATCCATGAATGTTATTCTGTATTTACTGAGGTTAGTTTTTTTATTTAGGCTAATTAACATATTGTATGCCTCAGTATCTATTTTATAAAAAAGAAAATATATGAAACGGGTCCCCCTTTTGATATAAAAAAATCCTATAAAAATATAGCGCTCTTAAGGAAT from Bacillus basilensis includes the following:
- a CDS encoding class II fructose-bisphosphate aldolase, which produces MSLVQMKDILIKANQEKYGVGAFSVANMEMVMGAIQAAEELCSPLILQIAEVRLNHSPIHLIGPLMVAAAKKATIPVAVHFDHGMTFEKIKETLEIGFSSVMFDGSHYPLEENIQRTKEVVELAKHYGATVEAEIGRVGGSEDGSEDIEMMLTSTKEAKRFAEETDIDALAVAIGNAHGMYNGDPDLRLDRLQEINGIVDIPLVLHGGSGISPENFKQCIQHGVRKINVATATFQNIVSRVNTAALNTPYLDYFTYHQDVIEAAYENVKNHMLIFGSENKAQPEKLSSLNNRRNS
- a CDS encoding 5-deoxy-glucuronate isomerase, with product MLGKLGELNEGYNVLTEMNGHCSDMLMDIGIYKMSNGKEELLFDNKNETAVLLLEGAIRLEWEGMEQVIQRQSVFEENPWCLHVAKNVKVTITALSDSEVLVQKTDNDQEFASKLYTPNECQSVVAGGGVWEGTAQRVIRTIFDYNNAAYSNMVVGEVISYPGRWSSYPPHHHDQPEVYYYRFNKPQGFGCAMVDEDAYRVVHNSFITIPGKLDHPQATAPGYAMYFCWMIRHLENNPWNDRIMEEDHKWLLEPNVKIWPEKE
- the dnaX gene encoding DNA polymerase III subunit gamma/tau, producing the protein MSNYVALYRAYRPNSFNDLVGQDHIKTTIMNAIKLEKVAHAYLLSGPRGTGKTTVAKIIGKGVNCLAPLSNGEPCQKCANCSDINNNKFADILEFDAASNNGVEEIRQIRDQVHLAPVTGKYKVYIIDEVHMLSNSAFNALLKTLEEPPAHVIFILATSDPQKVPKTIISRCQQFEFRNIPLQAMIERLKFISHDQGIRITDEALHLISQLAEGGLRNALSIMDQVIAYATNNVTIDHVATVVGKVAIQDIEKLIHYITEKDLTSTLDSLQTILERKQADFFLSDLIGYYRDLMIFNLSQKTDMFKVAIYNNAFINLAERIPLSKIPSILEELTTVQYKIKSSVYAATLIEIALVKILQLEQEISMNQPNIQNNENEASSELNQTLLQSLLDTIATFNQRLDEYEKQKEQPISNQRRRNIQIYRDPKAKETAKDIVLPEITWETSKLLETFLPNCIAHIKKDNPLIANSLGEIVHATGSKHHIIFVMENPQQVETLYNPLNDSIVTKTISQLLRRQITMIYLEKSEWEEINSNKEV
- a CDS encoding cold-shock protein, which gives rise to MEKGNVKWFNGEKGFGFIEREGEDDVFVHFSAIQGEGYKTLEEGQAVTFDLEQGQRGPQASNVRKAS